The following DNA comes from Gordonia zhaorongruii.
AGATCGTGTACGACGAGGAGGCGCTCGCCGATTACATCTCACGAGCCACGGAGATCTCACACGATCGTCCGGTGCTCGTCGACCGCTTCCTCGAAGGGGCCGTCGAGATCGACGTCGACGCTCTCTACGACGGCCAGGAGCTGTTCATCGGCGGCATCATGGAGCACATCGAGGAGGCGGGGATCCACTCCGGCGACTCGGCGTGCGCACTGCCTCCGATCACCCTGGGGGCCGCCCAGGTCGAGCAGGTGCGACTCTCGACCGAGGCTCTCGCGAAGGGGATCGGCGTGCGGGGCCTGCTGAACGTCCAGTACGCGCTCAAGGACGACGTGCTGTACGTGCTCGAGGCCAACCCGCGTGCGAGCCGCACCGTGCCGTTCGTGTCCAAGGCGACCGCCGTGCCGCTGGCGAAGGCGTGTGCACGGGTGATGCTCGGCCGGACCGTCGCCGAACTGCGCAACGAGGGCATCCTGCCGCCGACGGGAGACGGATCGACGACATCGTCGAGCGCGCCGGTCGCCGTCAAGGAGGCCGTCCTGCCGTTCAACCGTTTCCGTCGTGCCGACGGCACGGGCGTCGACTCACTTCTGAGTCCGGAGATGAAGTCCACTGGCGAGGTCATGGGCCTCGACGGCGACTTCGGGCGGGCATTCGCCAAATCGCAGGAGGCCGCAGGCGGCGCGCTGCCGACATCGGGCACCGTGTTCGTGTCCGTCGCCGATCGGGACAAGGCGTCCATCCTGTTCCCGATCAAGCGCCTGGCCGACCTCGGATTCTCGATCATGGCCACCTCCGGTACCGCAGACGTGCTGCGGCGCAACGGTATCGAGGTAGCCACGGTCGCCAAGGGTTCGGAGAAGTCGGCCGAGCAGGAGACGGTGATCGACGAGATCCGCGCGGGCCGGGTCGACATGATCATCAATACCCCGTACGGCACCTCGGGTCCGCGCATCGACGGCTATGAGATCCGTTCGGCGGCGATCGCCGGCACCGTCCCGTGCATCACGACGGTGCCTGGCGCTAGCGCTGCGGTCCAGGGCATCGAGGCGACTCTCGGGTCGAGCATGGGAGTGGCGTCCCTGCAGCGACGTCACGCCGAGATGCAGGCGGGCGCGTGACGCCTGCGAGCAGCTTCGCCGAGCGTTATCGGGAGGCGGTCGCACAGCGCGGCCGCCTCTGCGCGGGCATCGACCCGCATGCGGCACTGCTCACGGCGTGGGGGCTGCCGGTGGACATCGACGGCCTGCGTTCCTTCGCGGACGCGTGCGTCGCCGGAATCGGTCCGGTGGCCGCGGTCGTGAAGCCGCAGGTGGCGTTCTTCGAGCAGTTCGGCTCGGCGGGCTTCGCCGTTCTGGAGGACGTCATCGCCGGGTGCCGTGCGGCGGGCGCACTCGTGGTGGCGGACGCCAAACGCGGGGACATCGGCACCACCATGGCGGCGTACACGACCGCCTGGCTCGATGACGGGTCGCCGCTGTGCAGTGACGCCGTGACGGTGTCGCCCTACCCGGGATTCGGATCCCTCGATCCCACGGTCGCAGTCGCGCGGGCCACAGCTCGCGGCGTGTTCGCTCTCGCCCGGACGTCCAATCCGGACGGGGGAGAGCTGCAGACGGCCGGTACCGCCGGTGGTGGGACGGTTGCTCAGTCGATCGTCGACGCCGCGGCAGCAGCGAACGCTGACGGCACCGGGACGGTGGGCGTCGTGGTCGGTGCCACCAGGGAGCACGGGCTGGATCTGAGCGCTCTGAGGGGGCCGATTCTGTCGCCCGGGCTCGGCGCCCAGGGGGCTACAGCCGCCGACCTGGCCCGCATCTTCGACGGGGCGGATGCCTCCTGGCTGCTACCGGCCGCGAGCCGCAGCATCCTTGGTTCCGGCCCCGATGTCGCGGCGTTGTCGGCCGCCGTCAGCGCTGCTCGCGACGAGATCGAAGCCGCCCTGGCCTGATCTGCGCCGCCACTCACTCGGCGGCGATTCGCTCCCGGAAGGCAGCGATCGCCGGCCACGTCTGCGCCGCGGCGTCGGCCCCGGTCAGCAGGCCGAGGTGACTCGACTCCACGGTGTGGAACTCCACAT
Coding sequences within:
- the pyrF gene encoding orotidine-5'-phosphate decarboxylase, with the protein product MTPASSFAERYREAVAQRGRLCAGIDPHAALLTAWGLPVDIDGLRSFADACVAGIGPVAAVVKPQVAFFEQFGSAGFAVLEDVIAGCRAAGALVVADAKRGDIGTTMAAYTTAWLDDGSPLCSDAVTVSPYPGFGSLDPTVAVARATARGVFALARTSNPDGGELQTAGTAGGGTVAQSIVDAAAAANADGTGTVGVVVGATREHGLDLSALRGPILSPGLGAQGATAADLARIFDGADASWLLPAASRSILGSGPDVAALSAAVSAARDEIEAALA